A single window of Pseudarthrobacter defluvii DNA harbors:
- a CDS encoding SDR family NAD(P)-dependent oxidoreductase, translated as MTPRTIVITGASDGIGAAAARTLAKAGEQVVVVGRSAEKTSALAGDIGADHYLADFADLAQVRDLAAKLKANYPRIDVLANNAGGIMGKRTLTVDGNESTFQVNHLAPFLLTTLLMDTLTAGNAKVINTSSAANNFGKLDLFDLTAEHGYSTNRAYGTGKLANILFTSELHRRFHDQGITTAAFHPGVVRTNFAAESSSPFRHAYTTLLNRFMLSPDQGADTMLWLIDGTAGTDWISGAYYAKRALAKANPQAYDAVLARGLWEKSEELVKAFV; from the coding sequence TTGACTCCTCGCACCATCGTGATCACCGGCGCCAGCGACGGCATCGGAGCGGCAGCCGCACGGACGCTGGCCAAGGCAGGGGAGCAGGTGGTGGTCGTCGGCCGTTCCGCCGAAAAGACCAGCGCCCTGGCCGGGGACATCGGCGCGGACCACTATCTGGCCGACTTCGCCGACCTGGCACAGGTCCGCGACCTCGCCGCGAAACTGAAGGCCAACTACCCGCGCATCGATGTCCTGGCCAACAACGCCGGCGGCATCATGGGCAAGCGGACGCTCACCGTTGACGGCAACGAATCCACCTTCCAGGTCAACCACCTGGCGCCGTTCCTGCTCACCACCCTCCTCATGGACACTCTCACCGCCGGCAACGCCAAGGTCATCAACACCTCCAGCGCGGCGAACAACTTCGGCAAGCTGGACCTCTTCGACCTCACCGCCGAACACGGGTACAGCACCAACCGCGCCTACGGCACAGGCAAGCTGGCCAACATCCTGTTCACCTCCGAGCTGCACCGCCGGTTCCACGACCAGGGGATCACGACGGCGGCATTCCACCCGGGGGTGGTCCGCACCAACTTCGCGGCGGAGTCTTCAAGCCCGTTCCGGCACGCCTACACCACCCTGCTGAACCGCTTTATGCTCAGCCCGGACCAAGGTGCCGACACCATGCTCTGGCTCATCGACGGCACCGCCGGCACGGACTGGATCTCCGGGGCCTACTACGCCAAGCGCGCCCTGGCCAAGGCCAACCCGCAGGCGTACGACGCCGTACTGGCGCGCGGGCTGTGGGAGAAGAGCGAAGAACTGGTCAAGGCGTTCGTGTAG
- a CDS encoding GAF and ANTAR domain-containing protein, producing MNDELTKPGTDVLMDMLLDSPDLTVFLQRLAQISDAELSREAGEGHCSVTVWRKRRPFTIASSGPEAAAMDELQYASNQGPCMEVAKTGRPVEVLDFRTETRWPRYVAAMAESPMRSVLAVPIALHTPDASAALNCYSPHPRHVPVQIRDMLLDFTEMAARALSLSVKHQTQIDLAADLAAAMQSRTAIDLAAGVIMAQTNCSQQEAVDIMITASSNRNEKLRDVALSVLARFDGSTPTTHFDSL from the coding sequence GTGAACGACGAACTGACAAAGCCAGGAACCGACGTCCTGATGGATATGCTCCTGGACAGCCCTGACCTGACTGTCTTCCTGCAGCGCCTGGCGCAGATCTCGGATGCCGAACTCAGCCGGGAAGCGGGCGAGGGCCACTGCAGCGTGACCGTGTGGAGGAAGCGCCGGCCCTTCACCATTGCCAGCAGCGGACCCGAGGCAGCGGCCATGGACGAGTTACAGTACGCCTCCAACCAGGGCCCGTGCATGGAAGTGGCCAAGACCGGCCGTCCTGTCGAGGTGCTGGACTTCCGGACTGAAACCAGGTGGCCCAGGTATGTCGCCGCAATGGCTGAAAGTCCCATGCGTTCCGTTCTGGCTGTCCCCATCGCGCTCCATACGCCGGACGCATCTGCAGCGCTCAACTGCTACAGCCCACACCCCCGCCATGTTCCCGTCCAGATCAGGGACATGTTGCTGGATTTCACGGAGATGGCGGCGCGTGCCCTTAGCCTAAGCGTGAAACACCAGACGCAGATTGACCTCGCGGCCGACCTGGCAGCCGCGATGCAGTCCCGAACGGCCATCGACCTCGCAGCCGGCGTGATCATGGCGCAGACCAACTGCAGCCAGCAGGAGGCGGTGGACATCATGATCACGGCGTCGAGCAATCGCAACGAAAAGCTCAGGGACGTGGCGCTCTCCGTGCTCGCCCGGTTTGACGGCAGCACCCCCACCACCCATTTCGACTCGCTCTAG
- a CDS encoding FadR/GntR family transcriptional regulator: MSTATIQDGDEMHDGGASPAAQGRVIEAVGVAIASGNLAPGSRLTLEGLQREYGISRTVARDTMKVLESMNLVYSRRRVGIVVQEPSLWNVFDPKLVRWRLASDRRDLQYGSLTELRIAVEPIAAAGAARRASAAERAQLVSLAADLRRLGEAGDLQAFLAADIAFHQLLLRSCGNEMFRALEGMIAEVLTSRTKQGLMPFKPRGEALEAHEDVATAVAGGDTAAAEQAMHHILDEVREAMGLR, from the coding sequence ATGTCGACGGCGACAATCCAGGACGGCGATGAAATGCACGACGGCGGGGCCTCCCCTGCCGCGCAGGGCCGGGTCATTGAGGCAGTAGGGGTGGCGATCGCCTCCGGAAACCTCGCCCCGGGCAGCCGGCTCACCCTCGAGGGCCTGCAGCGGGAGTACGGAATTTCCAGGACCGTTGCCCGCGACACCATGAAGGTCCTGGAATCCATGAACCTGGTCTATTCGCGGCGGCGCGTGGGCATCGTGGTGCAGGAGCCGTCACTGTGGAACGTATTTGATCCGAAGCTGGTGCGGTGGCGCCTGGCCTCGGACCGCCGGGACCTGCAGTACGGCAGCCTGACCGAGCTGCGCATCGCCGTCGAACCCATTGCCGCTGCCGGCGCGGCCCGCCGGGCCAGCGCGGCCGAGCGTGCCCAGCTGGTATCCCTGGCGGCCGACCTCCGCAGGCTGGGCGAAGCCGGCGACCTGCAGGCCTTCCTGGCCGCCGACATCGCGTTCCATCAGCTGCTTCTGCGGAGCTGCGGCAACGAGATGTTCCGTGCACTCGAGGGAATGATCGCGGAGGTGCTGACCAGCCGCACCAAACAGGGCCTTATGCCGTTCAAGCCGAGGGGCGAAGCGCTTGAGGCGCACGAGGACGTGGCCACCGCTGTGGCTGGCGGGGACACTGCGGCGGCGGAACAGGCCATGCACCACATCCTCGATGAGGTCCGTGAGGCGATGGGGCTGCGCTAG
- a CDS encoding gluconokinase produces MQYPATHLVVMGVAGSGKSTLAAALSRQLGWACAEADEFHPEANIAKMTQGIPLQDEDRWPWLQEIRDWISAQAAAGKSTVLTCSALKHSYRALLSQAGGRVVFLHLDGGADLISQRMQGREGHFMPPTLLPSQLATLEPLTQEERDAGSLRLDIARSPEELVAAVVNALKLPTGQAPQAS; encoded by the coding sequence ATGCAGTATCCAGCCACGCATCTTGTGGTCATGGGCGTTGCCGGATCCGGCAAATCCACCCTGGCAGCAGCGCTCTCCCGGCAACTCGGCTGGGCCTGCGCCGAGGCGGACGAATTCCACCCCGAAGCAAACATCGCCAAGATGACGCAGGGCATTCCCCTCCAGGATGAGGACCGCTGGCCCTGGCTGCAGGAAATCCGCGACTGGATATCCGCCCAGGCCGCCGCCGGCAAGAGCACGGTCCTGACCTGCTCGGCGCTCAAACACAGCTACCGCGCCCTGCTGTCCCAGGCCGGAGGCCGGGTTGTCTTCCTCCACCTCGACGGCGGCGCGGACCTGATCAGCCAGCGGATGCAGGGCCGGGAAGGGCATTTCATGCCACCCACCCTCCTGCCCAGCCAGCTGGCCACTCTTGAGCCACTCACCCAGGAAGAGCGCGACGCCGGCAGTCTCCGCCTCGACATCGCCCGCTCACCCGAGGAGCTGGTCGCCGCCGTCGTCAACGCCCTCAAGCTCCCCACCGGCCAGGCGCCCCAGGCGTCCTGA
- a CDS encoding cold-shock protein, giving the protein MATGTVKWFNAEKGFGFISPDDSSQDVFAHYSAINSSGFRSLEENQKVSFDTEQGPKGPQATNIQAL; this is encoded by the coding sequence ATGGCTACTGGTACCGTCAAATGGTTTAACGCTGAAAAGGGCTTCGGCTTCATCTCCCCGGACGACTCCTCGCAGGACGTTTTCGCGCACTACTCCGCGATCAACTCCTCCGGCTTCCGCTCCCTCGAAGAGAACCAGAAGGTTTCCTTCGACACCGAGCAGGGCCCCAAGGGTCCCCAGGCCACCAACATCCAGGCTCTCTAA
- a CDS encoding GntP family permease, whose protein sequence is MTIEGWTQTMGAGPLLLVAAAAILVLLFLIIRLRMHALIALILISLATAFATGIPANKVVPVLVDGFGTTLGTVALLVGLGAMLGRIVETSGGAKVLADYLIGVFGEKRAPFALGLASLIFGFPIFFDAGLVVMLPVVFAVAHRLGGGVLRYGLPAAGAFSVMHIFLPPHPGPVSAAAFFDANIGLVLIAGLITAIPTWYVTAYLYGLYTGRKLVLPVPEILGHASAEAEAHPPRFRTIIGLLLLPLVLIFLNTGLNTLASSGVLDESVKKEQWFQVLRTIGETPVALLIAVLVALFVLGTRRGRDGAAMERLLESSLGPVCSVILITGAGGMFGGVLRTSGIGKALADVLGNVGIPLILAGFLISAILRIAQGSATVALTTTAGLIAPAVAAGGLNGMQIAAMVIAVAAGSVVVSHVNDSGFWLVGRFFGMDVKTTLKTWTVMETLIGVMGFAIAAVIFLVAGAVG, encoded by the coding sequence ATGACCATCGAAGGATGGACCCAGACGATGGGCGCAGGTCCGCTGCTGCTCGTCGCCGCGGCAGCGATTCTTGTGCTGCTGTTCCTGATCATCCGGCTGCGGATGCACGCCCTGATCGCCCTGATCCTCATCAGCCTGGCCACGGCCTTCGCCACCGGGATCCCCGCCAACAAGGTGGTTCCGGTCCTGGTGGACGGCTTCGGCACCACCCTGGGGACGGTGGCGCTGCTGGTGGGCCTGGGCGCGATGCTGGGCAGGATCGTGGAAACCAGCGGCGGGGCAAAGGTCCTGGCGGACTACCTGATCGGCGTGTTCGGTGAAAAGCGCGCCCCGTTCGCACTGGGCCTGGCCTCGCTGATCTTCGGCTTCCCCATCTTCTTCGACGCCGGCCTGGTGGTCATGCTTCCGGTGGTCTTCGCTGTTGCCCACCGCCTGGGCGGGGGAGTGCTCCGCTACGGCCTTCCCGCCGCCGGCGCCTTCTCGGTGATGCACATTTTCCTGCCGCCGCACCCGGGCCCGGTGTCCGCCGCGGCCTTCTTCGACGCCAACATCGGCCTGGTGCTGATCGCCGGCCTCATCACCGCCATCCCCACCTGGTACGTCACCGCCTACCTCTACGGCCTGTACACGGGCAGGAAACTGGTTCTTCCCGTCCCCGAGATCCTGGGCCACGCGAGTGCAGAAGCCGAGGCCCACCCGCCGAGGTTCCGCACCATCATCGGCCTGCTGCTCCTGCCGCTGGTGCTGATCTTCCTCAACACCGGCCTGAACACCCTCGCTTCTTCCGGCGTGCTGGACGAGTCCGTCAAGAAGGAACAGTGGTTCCAGGTCCTGCGGACCATTGGTGAGACGCCCGTGGCGCTGCTGATCGCTGTGCTGGTGGCACTGTTCGTGCTGGGCACCCGCCGCGGCCGCGACGGTGCAGCCATGGAGCGTCTGCTCGAGTCCTCCCTTGGCCCGGTCTGCTCCGTCATCCTGATCACCGGCGCCGGCGGCATGTTCGGCGGCGTCCTGCGGACCTCCGGCATCGGCAAGGCACTGGCCGACGTCCTGGGCAACGTTGGCATTCCGCTGATCCTGGCAGGCTTCCTGATCTCCGCCATCCTCCGCATCGCGCAGGGCTCGGCGACGGTTGCCCTGACCACCACCGCCGGCCTGATCGCCCCCGCCGTGGCGGCGGGCGGGCTCAACGGCATGCAGATTGCCGCCATGGTCATCGCCGTGGCTGCCGGCTCCGTGGTGGTGTCGCACGTCAACGACTCCGGCTTCTGGCTGGTGGGCCGCTTCTTCGGCATGGACGTCAAGACCACCCTGAAAACCTGGACCGTGATGGAAACCCTGATCGGCGTGATGGGCTTCGCCATCGCCGCAGTCATCTTCCTGGTGGCCGGCGCGGTGGGCTGA
- a CDS encoding GAF and ANTAR domain-containing protein, translating to MDNSQPLANELARLMGQASSGFLTEENASKAVQSLAYVLRDSIPHSAGAGASIINARGRRESAGATDPVVLRADKLQYELGQGPCLSAWAEQRAIIIQDTTQETRWPRWTEAIADLPLRSVLSAPLTTEGRRIGAIKVYSPEPLVFDDHSVFLIERLASPAAALLGNARDREATKRLNSQLVEALTSRDMISRAEGVLAERLHIKPREALDVMLAASRKEGKPLQEVASEIVDGPVGE from the coding sequence ATGGACAATTCCCAACCGCTCGCGAATGAGCTGGCCAGGCTGATGGGACAGGCGTCCAGCGGCTTCCTCACAGAGGAGAATGCGTCCAAAGCCGTGCAGTCCCTGGCCTACGTCCTGCGCGACTCCATCCCGCACTCGGCAGGAGCGGGCGCCTCCATCATCAACGCGCGCGGCCGCCGGGAGAGCGCCGGCGCCACGGATCCCGTGGTGCTCCGGGCGGACAAGCTGCAGTACGAGCTGGGCCAGGGACCGTGCCTCAGTGCCTGGGCCGAACAGCGGGCCATCATCATCCAGGACACAACGCAGGAAACCCGCTGGCCCCGGTGGACGGAAGCTATCGCCGACCTGCCGCTGCGGTCGGTCCTCAGCGCTCCGCTGACCACCGAGGGAAGGCGAATCGGGGCAATCAAGGTGTATTCACCCGAACCCCTGGTGTTCGACGACCATTCAGTCTTCCTGATCGAACGGCTGGCCAGCCCGGCCGCAGCCTTGCTGGGCAACGCCCGCGACCGTGAGGCAACCAAGCGGCTCAACTCCCAGCTGGTGGAGGCATTGACCAGCAGGGACATGATTTCCCGTGCCGAGGGAGTCTTGGCCGAAAGATTGCACATCAAGCCGCGCGAGGCGCTGGATGTGATGCTTGCCGCCTCCCGCAAAGAGGGAAAACCACTGCAGGAGGTAGCAAGTGAAATTGTTGATGGCCCGGTCGGCGAATAG
- a CDS encoding TM2 domain-containing protein — protein MTDQQPQQPENVTPPAPHPGQPQPPQYQAPQPGQPQPPQYQTPYPGQGQYQASYPQMSQQPPAPNQGQNYPQQKSKLVAGLLGIFLGGLGIHRFYLGYTLIGIIQIVVTIVLSSLGLGFLALWGLVEGIMILAGAASFRHDAKNLPLRD, from the coding sequence ATGACTGACCAGCAACCCCAGCAGCCTGAGAACGTGACACCGCCCGCGCCGCATCCGGGACAACCCCAGCCCCCGCAGTACCAAGCACCCCAGCCCGGCCAACCACAGCCCCCGCAGTACCAGACGCCTTATCCCGGTCAAGGTCAGTACCAGGCGTCGTACCCGCAGATGTCCCAGCAACCACCAGCGCCTAACCAGGGGCAGAACTATCCGCAGCAGAAATCAAAGTTGGTTGCCGGGCTGCTCGGAATCTTCTTGGGAGGCCTCGGCATCCACCGCTTCTACTTGGGTTACACGCTTATCGGGATTATCCAGATCGTCGTGACCATCGTTCTAAGCAGCCTGGGACTTGGTTTCCTTGCGCTTTGGGGCTTGGTCGAGGGGATCATGATCCTGGCCGGCGCCGCCTCTTTCCGACACGATGCCAAGAACCTTCCCCTGCGCGACTAA